A stretch of the Oenococcus sp. UCMA 16435 genome encodes the following:
- a CDS encoding DegV family protein, whose protein sequence is MIKIVTDSTAQLTEDEIKKYKITVVPLQISLRKQILLDGIDISRTEFSKELKESKDFPRTSQPSIGQFKSAYDDLGKGGNEVISIHMSEVLSGTVNVAREANKLTSTNATVIDSGFTDRSLAFLVIEAAKMAQQGKSKTDILDELTIKKTTTHLFCFINSLDYFVKGGRASRAIGFFSSLIKLKLVLTMEGNKLKVISKCRGQARFQQIINKMVDSVVEAREITQVGLSYVDSDEEVSRIAAFLREKRPDLKIVTRLTSPIIMSHVGPKGFALMYDA, encoded by the coding sequence TTGATTAAAATTGTGACAGATTCGACTGCTCAATTAACGGAAGATGAAATAAAAAAATATAAGATTACTGTTGTTCCTCTACAAATATCGCTTCGGAAACAAATTCTTTTGGATGGTATCGATATTAGTAGAACCGAATTTTCAAAGGAACTCAAGGAGTCAAAGGATTTCCCCCGAACGAGTCAACCTTCGATCGGACAATTTAAATCAGCTTATGATGATTTGGGCAAAGGTGGAAATGAAGTTATTTCGATTCATATGTCGGAAGTTCTTAGTGGAACGGTAAACGTTGCTCGCGAAGCAAATAAATTAACTTCTACAAATGCCACTGTCATTGATAGTGGTTTCACTGACCGTTCACTGGCTTTTTTGGTGATAGAGGCCGCTAAAATGGCTCAGCAGGGCAAGAGCAAAACCGATATTTTAGATGAATTAACTATTAAAAAAACAACAACTCATCTTTTTTGTTTTATAAACAGCCTTGATTATTTCGTTAAAGGTGGTCGAGCAAGTCGAGCTATCGGTTTTTTCTCATCTTTAATTAAACTTAAATTGGTTTTAACAATGGAAGGAAACAAATTAAAGGTTATATCGAAGTGCCGTGGACAAGCTAGATTCCAACAGATTATCAATAAGATGGTTGATTCTGTCGTGGAAGCTCGCGAGATTACCCAAGTAGGCTTGTCTTATGTTGATAGCGATGAAGAAGTTTCTCGAATTGCTGCTTTTTTGCGCGAAAAAAGACCAGATCTAAAAATCGTAACTCGTTTAACCAGCCCGATTATTATGTCTCATGTTGGTCCAAAAGGGTTTGCCCTCATGTATGACGCTTAA
- a CDS encoding LysR family transcriptional regulator: protein MEGEMFKLLESFIAVYETRNFSKAAEELFLSQPTISVHINQLEKLLDTSLFERNGRTEIRPTENAKRFYPEALKIISDWQRAKEKIADHKMPKSRLKIAASHTTATTLLPRIIEFLSAHINQLQIQVSLHNSDDILEMISQHQISLGLIEKPSTNDAVKRYKLMNDQLVLAGDKKSSIWLIRENGSGVYHYTQQYLKENGIIPEQTIRIKSNAMIVATLAKGIGQSIVSKKTLLPDTPFKELGENFNRSFYLLTPQHEQNRKIATLIDQLIKQISQ from the coding sequence ATGGAAGGCGAAATGTTTAAATTACTGGAAAGTTTTATTGCTGTTTATGAAACACGGAATTTTTCAAAGGCCGCTGAAGAACTTTTTTTGTCACAACCGACAATTTCTGTTCATATCAACCAACTAGAAAAGCTACTGGACACATCACTTTTTGAAAGAAATGGCAGAACTGAAATCAGACCGACAGAAAATGCCAAGCGTTTTTATCCTGAAGCTCTAAAAATTATTTCCGATTGGCAGCGGGCCAAAGAAAAAATCGCTGACCACAAAATGCCCAAAAGCAGACTAAAAATCGCCGCTTCTCATACAACAGCGACGACTCTTTTACCGAGAATTATTGAATTTTTATCTGCGCACATTAATCAGTTGCAAATACAGGTTAGTCTACACAACTCTGATGATATTTTAGAAATGATCAGCCAACACCAAATTAGCCTTGGATTGATCGAAAAACCCAGTACCAATGACGCTGTAAAAAGATATAAGCTAATGAATGACCAATTAGTCCTGGCTGGTGATAAAAAAAGTTCAATTTGGTTAATTAGAGAAAACGGTTCAGGTGTTTACCATTATACACAGCAATATTTGAAGGAAAACGGAATAATTCCGGAACAAACGATCCGAATTAAAAGCAATGCAATGATTGTTGCGACTCTTGCAAAAGGAATCGGTCAATCAATAGTTTCCAAAAAGACATTGCTCCCAGACACCCCGTTTAAAGAATTAGGAGAAAATTTCAACAGATCCTTTTATCTTTTGACTCCGCAGCACGAACAAAATAGAAAAATTGCCACTTTAATCGATCAACTGATTAAACAGATCAGCCAATAA
- a CDS encoding phosphoketolase family protein, giving the protein MTIDYDSKDYLKYVDADWRAANYLSVGQLFLRNNPLVKNELQSKDVKIKPIGHWGTVAPQNFIYAHLNRAILKYDLNMFYIEGSGHGGQVMVSNSYLDGSYTEIYPKITQDIQGMQRLFKQFSFPGGIASHAAPETPGSIHEGGELGYSISHGVGAILDNPDVIAAVEIGDGESETGPLAASWFSDKFINPINDGAVLPIVQINGFKISNPTILSRMSDRDLTNYYQGMGWEPLFVETDGSDNFKVHAEMADAVDKAIEKIKAIQKNARDNNDDSLPTWPMIVLRAPKGWTGPKKDLDGNPIENSFRAHQVPIPVDANHLEHKDMLIDWMKSYKPEELFNEDGSLKEIVKVNQPKGQRRMAMNPITNGGIKPKTLNMPDIEQFAFPKNDLKDNKKPGMDLQVVSTFIAEIMKKNPINFRQFGPDETMSNRLWDEFKVTNRQWMQAVHEPNDQYMAHSGRILDAQLSEHQAEGWMEGYVLTGRHAFFASYEAFTRVIDSMLTQYYKWLRKATEQDWRHDYPSLNVINASHAFQQDHNGYTHQDPGMLTHMAEKGHEFVNEFLPADANSLLAVMNKALQVRNKINIIVASKHPRTQWFTIDEAKELVDNGLGIVPWASNDDGAEPDVVFAAGGTEATMESLAAISLLHESFPELKFRFINVIDLLKLRKKGDNDDYRGLSDLEFDHYFTREKPVVFSFHGFESLAHDLFYDRHNHNVIFHGYRENGDITTPFDMRVLNHLDRFHLAKDAIGATKYTDVAGQFDQRMDDMLAKHTTYICDQGTDLPEVTSWQWQDIK; this is encoded by the coding sequence ATGACTATTGATTACGATTCAAAGGACTATTTGAAATACGTTGATGCCGATTGGCGGGCCGCCAATTATCTTTCGGTTGGTCAACTTTTCTTAAGAAACAATCCACTAGTTAAAAACGAACTGCAATCCAAAGACGTCAAGATTAAGCCGATTGGTCATTGGGGAACGGTTGCGCCGCAGAATTTTATTTACGCCCATTTAAATCGAGCAATTTTAAAATACGATTTAAATATGTTTTACATCGAAGGTTCCGGTCATGGCGGTCAGGTAATGGTTTCCAATTCATATTTGGACGGTTCCTATACCGAGATTTATCCAAAAATTACTCAGGATATTCAGGGAATGCAGCGTTTATTCAAACAATTCTCCTTTCCTGGTGGAATCGCTTCGCATGCTGCTCCGGAGACTCCTGGATCGATTCATGAGGGAGGAGAACTTGGTTATTCAATTTCACATGGCGTTGGTGCTATTTTAGACAATCCGGATGTGATTGCTGCTGTTGAAATCGGGGATGGTGAATCAGAAACGGGGCCTTTGGCCGCATCGTGGTTTTCCGACAAATTCATTAATCCGATTAACGATGGTGCTGTGCTGCCGATTGTGCAGATTAATGGATTTAAAATTTCGAATCCAACAATTCTTTCTCGCATGAGCGATCGTGATTTGACCAATTATTATCAGGGAATGGGTTGGGAGCCTTTGTTCGTTGAAACGGATGGTTCAGATAATTTTAAAGTGCATGCGGAGATGGCCGATGCCGTTGATAAAGCCATTGAAAAAATTAAAGCTATTCAAAAAAACGCCCGTGATAATAATGATGATTCATTGCCAACCTGGCCGATGATTGTATTACGTGCCCCTAAAGGCTGGACCGGTCCAAAAAAAGATTTGGATGGTAACCCGATTGAAAATTCTTTTCGGGCACATCAGGTGCCGATTCCAGTTGATGCAAATCATTTGGAACATAAAGATATGCTGATTGATTGGATGAAGTCCTACAAACCGGAAGAATTGTTCAATGAGGATGGCAGCTTAAAAGAAATTGTTAAGGTAAATCAGCCAAAGGGCCAACGGCGAATGGCAATGAATCCAATCACGAATGGTGGAATAAAGCCAAAGACATTGAATATGCCCGATATAGAACAATTTGCTTTTCCAAAAAATGATTTGAAGGACAATAAAAAACCGGGGATGGATCTTCAGGTTGTTTCAACATTTATAGCTGAAATCATGAAGAAAAATCCTATCAATTTCCGCCAGTTCGGTCCTGATGAAACGATGTCTAATCGTCTTTGGGATGAGTTTAAAGTTACTAATCGTCAATGGATGCAGGCAGTCCATGAACCAAACGATCAATATATGGCTCATTCCGGTCGCATTTTAGATGCTCAATTATCCGAACATCAGGCTGAGGGATGGATGGAAGGATATGTTTTGACCGGCCGTCATGCTTTCTTTGCGTCTTATGAAGCCTTTACGCGTGTAATCGATTCGATGCTGACACAATATTATAAGTGGTTGCGAAAGGCGACTGAACAAGATTGGCGCCACGATTATCCTTCTCTAAACGTCATTAATGCTTCACATGCTTTTCAGCAGGACCATAACGGTTATACTCACCAAGATCCCGGTATGCTGACTCATATGGCTGAAAAGGGTCATGAGTTTGTCAATGAATTCTTGCCGGCCGATGCTAATTCCCTTTTGGCAGTTATGAATAAGGCTCTGCAGGTTAGAAACAAAATTAACATTATTGTCGCTTCCAAACACCCACGAACTCAATGGTTTACGATCGACGAAGCTAAAGAATTGGTCGACAACGGTTTGGGAATTGTTCCATGGGCTTCCAACGATGACGGAGCAGAACCAGATGTTGTTTTTGCGGCTGGTGGAACGGAAGCAACTATGGAAAGTTTGGCTGCTATTTCACTTTTGCACGAAAGTTTCCCTGAATTGAAGTTCCGCTTTATTAATGTAATTGATTTGTTGAAATTGCGTAAAAAAGGGGATAACGATGATTATCGAGGTCTAAGCGATTTGGAATTCGACCATTACTTTACGCGTGAAAAACCAGTAGTCTTTTCCTTTCACGGCTTTGAAAGTTTGGCACACGACTTGTTCTATGACCGCCACAATCATAATGTTATTTTTCATGGATATCGTGAAAACGGAGACATTACAACCCCGTTCGATATGCGTGTCCTGAATCATCTTGATCGTTTCCACCTTGCCAAAGACGCAATCGGTGCAACTAAGTACACTGATGTGGCTGGCCAATTTGACCAACGAATGGATGATATGCTGGCCAAGCATACCACTTATATTTGTGATCAGGGAACAGACCTGCCTGAAGTAACCTCTTGGCAGTGGCAGGATATTAAATAA
- a CDS encoding D-2-hydroxyacid dehydrogenase yields MKIFAYGIRLDEQPVLERWGKEHSEVTVDFTDQLLTDKSAAMAKGYDAINVYQQLPYLRATFEALSNQDIHIMAMRNIGIDNLDLKAAKEFNFKISNTPAYSPNSVAEHAAIQMARLFRRTPEMDTKVQNYDLRWAPTIGKEMRQQTIGIIGTGRIGRVLIKILQGFGSKVIAYDCYRNSEIEKEGLYVDSLDDLYRLSDGISLHIPAVSENFHMINDASIAKMKDHVIIVNDSRGELVDTDALIKGLDSGKISAFATDVYEKEVGIFNKDWSNKTFPDSRLKNLIDRRNVLLTPHMAFYTETAVSAMITESLNADLSFLNRKQPASALKF; encoded by the coding sequence ATGAAAATTTTTGCTTATGGGATTCGCTTGGACGAACAGCCTGTCCTTGAACGATGGGGGAAAGAGCATTCTGAAGTCACGGTTGATTTTACCGATCAATTGTTGACAGACAAGAGTGCTGCAATGGCCAAGGGCTATGATGCAATTAATGTATACCAACAACTGCCATATTTACGGGCAACTTTTGAAGCTTTATCGAATCAAGATATTCACATTATGGCAATGCGAAATATTGGTATCGACAATCTTGATTTAAAAGCAGCTAAAGAATTTAATTTTAAAATTTCCAATACGCCGGCTTATTCTCCAAATTCGGTTGCTGAACATGCAGCTATCCAAATGGCTCGCTTGTTCAGGCGGACTCCGGAAATGGATACCAAAGTTCAAAATTACGATTTACGTTGGGCACCGACAATTGGAAAAGAAATGCGTCAGCAAACAATTGGTATTATTGGAACCGGTAGAATCGGTCGGGTCTTGATTAAAATTCTTCAAGGCTTTGGATCCAAAGTGATTGCCTATGATTGTTACCGTAATTCGGAAATTGAAAAAGAAGGTCTTTATGTTGATTCTCTTGACGATTTATATCGTTTGTCCGATGGAATATCACTTCATATTCCGGCTGTCTCGGAAAATTTCCACATGATTAATGATGCCAGCATCGCCAAAATGAAGGACCATGTGATAATTGTCAACGATTCTCGTGGTGAATTGGTTGATACGGATGCTTTGATTAAAGGTCTGGATTCTGGTAAAATTTCTGCTTTTGCGACAGATGTTTATGAAAAAGAAGTTGGAATTTTTAATAAGGATTGGAGCAATAAAACTTTTCCTGATTCCAGATTAAAGAATTTGATCGATCGTCGGAACGTTTTACTAACCCCACATATGGCTTTTTATACGGAAACAGCTGTTTCTGCCATGATTACTGAATCTCTAAATGCTGACTTGAGCTTTTTAAATAGAAAACAGCCGGCAAGTGCTTTGAAATTTTAA
- a CDS encoding NUDIX hydrolase, protein MKNPTHIVAVGGVVLNENQEILLVKTFFRGWEIPGGQVENGENLIDALKREVKEESGIEVKVGKLIGIYSNIKRSDSIGSKQNIATKVIIDFICQKAAGKLSISSETSKSSWISKKKVLDLISYPIYQERFKNYLNFSGEIKYAAYFNEPNFSVQFRQTI, encoded by the coding sequence ATGAAAAATCCAACTCATATTGTAGCGGTCGGTGGTGTCGTTTTAAATGAAAATCAAGAGATCCTGTTGGTTAAAACTTTTTTTAGAGGCTGGGAAATTCCGGGTGGTCAAGTTGAAAATGGTGAAAATTTAATCGATGCTTTAAAGAGGGAAGTAAAGGAGGAAAGTGGGATTGAAGTAAAGGTCGGCAAATTAATCGGAATATATTCAAATATTAAAAGAAGCGATTCAATTGGCAGCAAACAAAATATTGCAACGAAAGTAATTATTGATTTTATTTGTCAAAAAGCAGCTGGTAAATTATCGATTTCAAGTGAAACTTCTAAAAGCAGCTGGATTTCTAAGAAGAAGGTTCTTGATTTGATTAGTTATCCTATTTATCAAGAACGTTTTAAAAATTATCTTAATTTTAGCGGTGAAATCAAATATGCGGCTTATTTTAACGAACCGAATTTTTCTGTCCAGTTTCGGCAAACGATTTAA